Genomic DNA from uncultured Desulfuromusa sp.:
GGAGGTCTCGATTCAACCCTGGCGCTGCTGGTGTCTGTCAAAGCTTTTGATCGCCTTGGTTTGGATCGCAACGGGATTATCGCGTTGACGATGCCGGGTTTTGGAACGACGGAGCGAACCCGTGGAAATGCCGAGGAGTTGGCCGAACAATTGGCTGTTACCCTCAAAGTCATCCCGATTGACAAAGCAGTGCAGCAACATTTCCGTGACCTTGAGCACGATCCTGACCTGCACGATATTACTTATGAAAACAGTCAGGCGCGTGAACGGACCCAGATTTTGATGGACAAGGCCAATCAGGTGGGTGGCCTGGTTATCGGAACCGGGGATTTGTCGGAATTGGCACTTGGCTGGTGTACCTATAACGGCGATCATATGTCGATGTATGCCGTGAATTGCGGAGTACCAAAAACACTGGTTCGCTATCTGGTCGATTGGTGTTCCAGAGAAGAATTCAGCGGCCGCATATCCACCATTCTGGAAGATGTGTGTGCGACCCCGGTTTCCCCCGAATTATTGCCCCCTGACGCTGATGGAAATATTGACCAACTGACTGAACAGGTTGTCGGCCCCTATGAATTGCATGATTTTTTCCTCTACCAGGTGGTGCGGATGCATTTTTCGCCTAAAAAGGTGCTGATGTTGGCCGAGCAGGTTTTTGCCGATGAATATTCCCGGAGTGAATTACTCAAATGGCTGCGTCAATTTTATCGGCGCTTTTTCAGCCAGCAGTTCAAGCGTTCCTGCCTTCCTGATGGCCCCAAGGTGGGTACGGTCGCTCTTTCCCCACGAGGTGATTGGCGTATGCCGAGTGATGCTGCAGTCACTCTCTGGCTGGAACAACTGGAGGGATTGGAGTGAGTGGAACCCTCTATGTGGTAGCGACTCCGATTGGTAATCTGGAGGATATGACCTACAGGGCGGTGCGAATATTAGAAGAAGCTGCGCTGGTTGCGGCAGAGGATACCCGCCATAGTCGAAAGTTATTAAACCATTATGGGATCAGTACGCCGCTTATTTCTTATCATGAACATAATGAGGAATCTCGGTCGAGCCAGTTGATTGACAAACTTAAAGCTGGGGAGTCGATAGCACTGATCAGCGATGCAGGAACCCCCTGTATTGCCGATCCGGGATATCGTCTGGTTTCCAGATGTCGTCAGGAAGGGGTGATGGTCGCTGCTGTTCCTGGCCCCTCGGCGGTGATTACTGCTCTTTCCATTTCCGGTCTGCCGACTGATGCTTTTCGTTTTGTCGGTTTTTTGCCGGCGAAAACCCACGGGCGCTGCCAATATCTGGAACAGATTAAAGACGAGCAACAGACCATCGTCTGCTATGAAGCTCCCCACCGTCTTGTTGCCTGCCTTGAAGATATTGCTCGCGTCTGTGGAACTGACCGACTTATTGCGATTGCCCGTGAACTGACTAAACGGCATGAAGAGTTATTCAGCGGAAGGGTCGATGAAGCCTTGGATTATTTTTCCCGGAGCCCGGTAAAAGGTGAAATCGTCATCCTGCTTGGCGCAGCTCAGGAAAAGTTGCCGGAGGGGACCGTCGCTGAGGCTCTGGTCCGGTTACGGAATGAGACTGATCTGAGCTGGAAAGACATCGTCAAGCAGGTTGCAAAAGAGTTTGGTGTGCCCGGGAGTGACGTTTACAAAGAATCATTGGCATTGCGGTCGCTGATGTGAAATTTCTTCTGAGTCTCTTTGTTTCTTTGCTTTTTCTTGGTTCAGGAACCGGTTACGCCCTGCAGCCTGAAGAAGTCCTCCTGATTGTCAACCGGAATGTTCCCGCCAGTCTCGAACTCGCCCGGTATTATCGCGAAAAGCGCGGGATTCCCATGGCAAATCTGCTTTCCGTCAGGATGACTGATGAGGAAGATTGCAGTCGTGAAGAATACCGACAGGAATTGCTTCAACCCCTGCGCAAGTTTCTGGCCCGGCAAGAAGGGACTAACATTCGCTGCCTGCTGTTGTTCTATGGACTTCCTCTCCGTGTTGCTGCCCCTGAATTAACTCCGCAGCAATGGCGGGAAGTGGAAGATTTGAAACACACCAGGAAGCAACTTGACTGGCAACTGAACAACCGTCAATTGACAGATGAGCAGAAACAACAACGGCAACAGACATCCAAACGTCTTGAGGAACAACTTGGCCAACTGCAACGGAAAGAGCAGGGCGCAGCGGTTGATTCTGAGATGGCACTCCTGCTGAATGAAGCCTATTCTCTGGAAAAGTGGCAGCCCAATCCTTTTTTTGTTGGTTTTCAGAAACAACGAGATAAACTTCCCTTTAACAAAGACCAGGTTTTGTTTGTCTCTCGCCTTGATGCTTCATCTCCCGAGATTGTACGCCGTATAATCGATGACAGTTTGATGGCTGAGAGCCGGAGGTTGTCGGGACAGGCCTACTATGATGCGCGCTGGCGATTTCCCGAAAAGAAGAATTTACAAGGGTATGCCCTGTATGATGCTTCTATTCATCGTGCCGCCAAAGTCACGGGACAATTGAGCTCTTTACCTGTCCATTTGAATCAAAAGGAAGCACTCTTCCAGGCGGGTGATGCCCCTTTGGCTGCGCTTTATTGTGGCTGGTACAGTCTGGGAAAATATGTTGATGCTTTTGACTGGCAGCAGGGGGCAGTCGGTTATCACATTGCCAGTAGCGAATGTACGACACTGAAAAAACCGGGAAGTCAGGTCTGGTGTAAGCGGATGCTGGAGGATGGCATTGCGGCAACGATCGGCCCGGTTGCAGAACCCTATGTTCAGGGTTTCCCATTGCCGGAATTATTTTTTGGTTTTTTGCTGGATGGCTACTATACTTTGGTCGAAAGCTACTTTTTAAGTACTCCCTGGCTGTCCTGGCAGATGATTTTGATTGGTGATCCTCTCTATCGACCGTTTCGCAACGTTACGCGATCGAAGAAAGATCTTTGATTTTATCGCGCCGAAGGGTGAAGGCTCAAGATATGTTTTTAAGCCCTTTTTTTAATGTTGCCCTGAGAAGTGCGAATGTGAGCGCGATCAACTTTATTTTTGTCGAATCTGATATGAAATAACAGGAGAAAATAATGGTTGTTATTAAGACCCCGGAAGAAATTGAAAAAATGAGAACGGCAGGGAAACTGGCTGCTCAATTATTGCTTTATATCGGTCCTTTTGTTAAGGAGGGAGTTTCCACTCAGTATCTGAACGACCTGTGTGAAGAGTTTACTCAGGAACATGGCGCGATTTCAGCCCCGTTGAATTATCACGGATTTCCAAGGAGTATCTGCACGTCAATCAATAATGTCGTTTGCCACGGAATTCCTTCCGAAAAAGATATTCTCAAAAGTGGCGACATTGTCAATATCGATATTACGCTCATTGTCGATGGTTATCACGGAGATACGTCCTACACGTTCCTGATTGGTGACGTTGATGAAAAAATACAAAAGCTGGTGTACCGAACAGAAAAAGCCATGTACCGGGGAATTGCTGCGATTAAACCGGGAAAATATCTCTATGAAATAGGGAAAGCTATCGAGAAATATATCGGGAAGTTTAATTATTCTATAGTCAGGGCCTACGGTGGCCATGGCATTGGTAAAAAATTCCATGAAGACCCTCATGTTCTCCATCATTATAGCCCTGAAAATAGGATCCGATTGCAGGAAGGGATGATTTTCACTGTAGAACCGATGATCAATATGGGCAAAAATTATGATGTTGAGACCTCTGCTGTCGACGGCTGGACGGTCACAACGCTTGACGGGAGTGTCAGTGCACAGTTTGAGCATACCGTTCTGGTGACTGCTGAGGGTGCTGAGATTTTGACCAAGGTAGAGTGATGGTCGTCTGAGATCCGGGTGCAACGAGTGACTTTTTATTGTTGAGTGCAATAACTCACAGTTACAGGAGACAAGATGATCCTGAGAATTATTTTTTTTCTGACCTGTTTTTTTCAGCTGTCTGCACTTTATGCGGCCGCCTTTGACTTTACACCGTTTCGAGTACGCAACCTGATGCCAACAACTCTGGTGCGGACCGTAGCAATGGCAGAGCCGGCTCGTCTGGTCACTGCCGGGGGCTATAAGGTTTATTTTGATCTGGATCTGGCAAGCAATGCTACGACTGGCGGTGACGCAGAAACGCAGATCCATCTTGATGGAGAAACCCTGCAGGAAACTCTCGGTGTGCGCTATGGCGTGAATGAACACATACAGATCGGTTTCGATCTCTCCTGGGTTAATCATAAAAAAGGTTCCCTGGATGGATTTATTGATGACTGGCATGACTTCTTCGGCTTGCCGACAGGTGATCGTGATGACCTGCCGGAGAATGATCTGTCCTACCGTTACCAAAGAAACGGTGAGGAATTATTTAATATTGATGATTCAGTCGATGGCCTTGGTGATCTGCGTCTGCACCTTTCCTGGCAACTTGCGACCAGCAAGCCTGTGGCAACCGCTCTTCACCTCTCATTGAAGGTGCCCACAGGTGACGCTGACAAGATGACCGGAAATGAGGGTTGGGGGCTGGGTCTGTCTCTTGCGCAAGATTACCGGATTTCGCTTGGTGACGGTGCAATGGCCTCGTTTTGGGGAGGAATAGGGGGCAGCTGGCTTGAGGACGGTGACATCTTGGCTGAACAAGTTGAAAACTGGGCAGCCAACGCCTGGCTCGGCGCCGGATGGAGTCCGAATGACCGGATCGCTTTGAAGGTGCAGCTTGATACCCAGACCGCACTCTATGACAGTGAACTGGAGGAACTCGGTGACCCGGCACTTATCCTTACCTTAGGGGGAACCATTGCTCTCACCGAACAGACCTTTCTTGATCTCGGTGTCGAAGAAGACCTCGCTGTGAACAGTTCGCCGGATGTTTCCTTTCATCTCGGCTTGTCGCATGTCTTCTAGAAATTTCACCCTGAAATAGATATGGCTAAGGAGTAGAATACGCATGCCACAAACTGAAATGTGGTCAATTATTGTCAGCATCATGGTCACTTTGTTTATCTTTGCTGTCATCCTCGGTGTCAGGTTGGTAACCGTTTCGCAAAGACTAAGAGTTGCTGATCATGAAATCGACCAACTGATGCAAAAACTTAATCTTCCCGAAGAAGATCTTCTCCAGTTTCAAGAGACTGTGAATGCCTCGAAAAAACAGGAAATAGCGTTTAAGCAGCTCAATAGCCGCATCGATGTTCTCATGAATGAAGGATCTGAATAGTTGTTGGCTTCGGATGTTCGCATTTGAGGGTTTCATCTTGCTCTGGCGAGGGAGAGGATTTGCGTAAGCTATTGCAACAATATCAACATATCAACAACGTCCGTTATGGTCCGGCCCTTATGGCCTCTGATTCTGTATAGCATGCCTCTTTTGCCGAAAGTCTGCAGTTTCGGGACAAATTTTTCTGTCTAGCGTCACAACTTAAGTTCTCCAAATCATTGTTCCCTTGATTCGGTCATCAAACATTGAAACCCTTAGAGAATTTTCTGCGCAGACCCCCTATCTGTCATCACATAGCGCGATGATCCTATTATGATGAAGAATATTGCCAAAACGGTATCACTTTATCCATGTGTCAGGATATTTTGCATTGTTTCATAATGGGGAGAGAGTTATGATTAACAAGTTGATAGTGGGAAGGGGGGGCGCTGATTAACTTGACAACAAATATTCCCTCCATACCACTTATTTCCACCTAAAACTTTACAGTTAAGCAAACCAACAGCTCTTTGTGAGTGTTTGCTTTGAATTTTTTCATCATCGGTATATCTGTTATCTGCTAGACAGATTCCGCTAATATTGGGAAAGACAGAAAAGTAAAAATAGTTTTCTGTCTAATACACTGTTAACTTCATAAACAGTATAGGAGGTAAAATGCTCGGAACAGAGAACTTATTGCTATTCGTCGTTTCAGGACTCATTTTAAATATCACACCAGGAGCAGATATTCTTTACATTCTTGGACGATCCAGTTCTCAAGGATTTCGAGGTGGCAGTGTTGCTGCATTAGGTATAGGCGCTGGATGCATTGTTCATGTTATTGCTGCTACTGTTGGTATTTCAGCTATTATTGCGGCTTCAGCAACAGCTTTTATGGTTATCAAGTTTATTGGAGCAGCATATCTTGTATATATCGGCATCACAATGTTTCGAAAAAACAAGGCGGATGTAAATGAAGTACAGGCAATGCCAGCGACAAAGCTGAGTACCATATTTTGGCAAGGATTTCTAACCAATTCCCTTAATCCAAAGGTCGCTTTATTCTTTCTTGCTTTTTTACCACAATTCATATCTCCGAGTGCAGAAAATAAAAGCATTGCTCTTCTGTTTCTAGGCATTTTGTTCAATATCAATGGAACACTTTGGAATCTTTTTGTCGCTTGGGCATCATCGAGTGTTGCATCACAGCTTCGTCGATCGGGAGTCGTAACCAAGTGGCTAAATCGTACAATTGGAGCTCTCTTTTTGTACTTTGGAGCCAAGCTTGCTGTGAGTCAAAGTTAACAAATTTATAAACCGGACTGCATATCGCCCTCGGTAACGCTCCTCCCAAGGCTCCGTAGCAAAGAGCATCGTTAAGTCACCATCTGTGCAGCAGCCGGTTATAACGGTGTTAGGTTTCAGAAAATATGACTGCTAATCTACTAAAAAACATCGATGTTGCCTCTCTAAC
This window encodes:
- the map gene encoding type I methionyl aminopeptidase, whose translation is MVVIKTPEEIEKMRTAGKLAAQLLLYIGPFVKEGVSTQYLNDLCEEFTQEHGAISAPLNYHGFPRSICTSINNVVCHGIPSEKDILKSGDIVNIDITLIVDGYHGDTSYTFLIGDVDEKIQKLVYRTEKAMYRGIAAIKPGKYLYEIGKAIEKYIGKFNYSIVRAYGGHGIGKKFHEDPHVLHHYSPENRIRLQEGMIFTVEPMINMGKNYDVETSAVDGWTVTTLDGSVSAQFEHTVLVTAEGAEILTKVE
- a CDS encoding DUF3187 family protein codes for the protein MILRIIFFLTCFFQLSALYAAAFDFTPFRVRNLMPTTLVRTVAMAEPARLVTAGGYKVYFDLDLASNATTGGDAETQIHLDGETLQETLGVRYGVNEHIQIGFDLSWVNHKKGSLDGFIDDWHDFFGLPTGDRDDLPENDLSYRYQRNGEELFNIDDSVDGLGDLRLHLSWQLATSKPVATALHLSLKVPTGDADKMTGNEGWGLGLSLAQDYRISLGDGAMASFWGGIGGSWLEDGDILAEQVENWAANAWLGAGWSPNDRIALKVQLDTQTALYDSELEELGDPALILTLGGTIALTEQTFLDLGVEEDLAVNSSPDVSFHLGLSHVF
- a CDS encoding TIGR03790 family protein: MKFLLSLFVSLLFLGSGTGYALQPEEVLLIVNRNVPASLELARYYREKRGIPMANLLSVRMTDEEDCSREEYRQELLQPLRKFLARQEGTNIRCLLLFYGLPLRVAAPELTPQQWREVEDLKHTRKQLDWQLNNRQLTDEQKQQRQQTSKRLEEQLGQLQRKEQGAAVDSEMALLLNEAYSLEKWQPNPFFVGFQKQRDKLPFNKDQVLFVSRLDASSPEIVRRIIDDSLMAESRRLSGQAYYDARWRFPEKKNLQGYALYDASIHRAAKVTGQLSSLPVHLNQKEALFQAGDAPLAALYCGWYSLGKYVDAFDWQQGAVGYHIASSECTTLKKPGSQVWCKRMLEDGIAATIGPVAEPYVQGFPLPELFFGFLLDGYYTLVESYFLSTPWLSWQMILIGDPLYRPFRNVTRSKKDL
- the rsmI gene encoding 16S rRNA (cytidine(1402)-2'-O)-methyltransferase, translating into MSGTLYVVATPIGNLEDMTYRAVRILEEAALVAAEDTRHSRKLLNHYGISTPLISYHEHNEESRSSQLIDKLKAGESIALISDAGTPCIADPGYRLVSRCRQEGVMVAAVPGPSAVITALSISGLPTDAFRFVGFLPAKTHGRCQYLEQIKDEQQTIVCYEAPHRLVACLEDIARVCGTDRLIAIARELTKRHEELFSGRVDEALDYFSRSPVKGEIVILLGAAQEKLPEGTVAEALVRLRNETDLSWKDIVKQVAKEFGVPGSDVYKESLALRSLM
- a CDS encoding LysE family translocator, coding for MLGTENLLLFVVSGLILNITPGADILYILGRSSSQGFRGGSVAALGIGAGCIVHVIAATVGISAIIAASATAFMVIKFIGAAYLVYIGITMFRKNKADVNEVQAMPATKLSTIFWQGFLTNSLNPKVALFFLAFLPQFISPSAENKSIALLFLGILFNINGTLWNLFVAWASSSVASQLRRSGVVTKWLNRTIGALFLYFGAKLAVSQS